One window of Corynebacterium sp. P3-F1 genomic DNA carries:
- a CDS encoding heme o synthase, with the protein METVKAYFALTKPRVIELLLVAAIPAMLQADRGEVHVWLILATLFGGWMGAAAANTFNMVADYDIDQKMGRTRARPLVRHTVTKERARIFAWVLLVLSVLWLGLVCGSWLAAFFIVLTNWFYIFVYTKWLKRRTWQNVIWGGAAGCMPVLVGWAVIRGHVTDGSPDRWWQAIVLFMIIFFWTPPHTWALAMKYRDDYDRAEVPMLPVVATPVATTRQIVFYSWLTVITSLLLVPAASWVYFAVALLSGGAFLIMATRLHAGVKAGGDVKPLKLFILSNNYLAALFLGLSVDAIFGLETLGELVGGGLGSLG; encoded by the coding sequence TTGGAGACCGTCAAAGCGTATTTCGCGCTGACGAAGCCGCGAGTCATCGAGCTTTTGCTGGTCGCCGCTATCCCCGCGATGCTGCAAGCTGACCGCGGCGAAGTGCACGTGTGGTTGATTCTGGCGACGCTGTTCGGTGGCTGGATGGGCGCCGCCGCCGCGAACACATTCAATATGGTCGCCGACTACGACATCGACCAGAAGATGGGCCGGACACGCGCGCGGCCTCTCGTGCGCCATACCGTGACCAAGGAACGCGCCCGCATCTTCGCCTGGGTGCTGCTGGTTCTGTCGGTACTGTGGCTCGGACTGGTGTGCGGCTCGTGGCTCGCGGCCTTTTTCATCGTGCTGACGAACTGGTTCTACATCTTCGTCTACACCAAGTGGCTTAAGCGCCGGACGTGGCAGAACGTGATTTGGGGCGGCGCCGCTGGCTGCATGCCTGTGCTCGTCGGCTGGGCCGTGATCCGCGGCCATGTCACCGACGGCAGCCCCGATCGGTGGTGGCAGGCGATCGTCCTGTTCATGATCATCTTCTTCTGGACACCGCCGCACACATGGGCTCTGGCCATGAAATACCGGGACGACTACGACCGCGCCGAGGTACCGATGCTTCCTGTGGTGGCGACACCAGTGGCCACCACCCGTCAGATCGTCTTCTACTCGTGGCTGACCGTCATCACATCGTTGCTGCTTGTGCCGGCTGCGTCGTGGGTGTACTTCGCGGTGGCCCTGCTCTCCGGTGGTGCCTTCTTGATCATGGCGACGCGCCTGCACGCCGGGGTGAAAGCCGGCGGCGACGTCAAACCGCTCAAGCTGTTCATTCTGTCGAACAACTATCTCGCGGCGCTGTTCCTCGGTTTGTCGGTCGATGCCATCTTCGGGTTGGAGACCCTGGGCGAGCTCGTCGGCGGGGGCTTAGGCTCGCTCGGTTAG
- a CDS encoding ABC transporter permease codes for MIASQGRIEAILLLRHGEQILVNLLIPAAILVGATVVPVLGDQTSLDQIVTMVFSIAAASAGFTGQAISLAFDRRYGALKRTGASGVPAWTIIAGKVLGVLATVLVQIVLLGGIALALGWRISAGGAALGFLTLLAGVTAFTALGLLLGGTQSSEIVLAGANFIWLVMLAVLGWVVYSGNLGTTGLWDLVPSVALADAMDGALSATVHPWAWLALIGWAVFAVLGTIRWFRFDG; via the coding sequence ATGATCGCATCGCAAGGCCGCATCGAAGCGATCCTCTTGCTGCGCCACGGTGAGCAGATCCTTGTCAACTTGCTGATCCCTGCGGCAATCTTGGTCGGCGCCACCGTGGTTCCGGTGCTCGGCGACCAGACGAGCCTCGACCAGATCGTCACCATGGTCTTCTCCATTGCGGCAGCGTCAGCCGGCTTCACCGGACAAGCGATCTCCCTAGCATTCGACCGCCGGTACGGCGCACTGAAGCGAACCGGTGCCTCTGGTGTCCCCGCATGGACGATCATCGCAGGCAAAGTCCTCGGTGTCCTCGCTACAGTTCTGGTCCAGATCGTCCTTCTCGGTGGAATCGCCCTGGCCCTGGGCTGGCGTATCTCCGCGGGCGGCGCTGCACTCGGATTCCTGACGCTACTCGCCGGCGTCACAGCTTTCACCGCCTTAGGCCTGCTGCTCGGCGGGACGCAGTCTTCCGAAATCGTCTTGGCCGGCGCAAACTTCATTTGGCTGGTCATGCTTGCCGTCCTCGGCTGGGTGGTGTACTCGGGCAACCTCGGTACCACAGGTCTGTGGGATCTCGTCCCCTCTGTGGCGCTTGCCGACGCCATGGACGGAGCCCTCTCTGCCACCGTCCACCCCTGGGCGTGGCTGGCCCTGATCGGGTGGGCCGTTTTCGCCGTCCTGGGAACTATCCGGTGGTTCCGATTCGACGGATAG
- a CDS encoding ABC transporter ATP-binding protein gives MKPAQSPGEPAATPSVTAPAPAKTALEVRDVVKSFGSVNAVDHLSFTARRGEVLALLGPNGAGKTTTIEMCEGFTAPTSGSISLLGMDPQREGEKVRERIGIMLQGGGSYSGIRVKEMLELTASYNADPIDPAWLMDTLGLNKVATTTYRRLSGGQQQRLSLALALIGRPEMIFLDEPTAGMDAQSRHAVWGLVEALKRDGVTVILTTHLMDEAERLADNVVIIDRGSVVASGSPQELTDTGDHPALHIRTDRPLDLTALSAEATLIDDTPLTYLLHSAGDPQIIATVAAEAARQNVMIKELGLHHRTLEDVFLDLTGRELRA, from the coding sequence ATGAAACCTGCACAATCCCCCGGTGAACCCGCCGCGACGCCGAGCGTAACTGCCCCCGCCCCGGCGAAAACGGCGCTGGAGGTCCGCGACGTGGTCAAGTCGTTCGGCTCTGTGAACGCCGTCGACCACCTCAGTTTCACGGCGCGCCGCGGCGAAGTCCTTGCCCTCCTCGGTCCGAACGGGGCTGGCAAGACCACGACCATCGAGATGTGCGAGGGCTTCACTGCCCCGACCAGCGGCTCGATCTCTCTCCTGGGCATGGACCCGCAGCGAGAGGGCGAGAAGGTGCGCGAACGCATCGGAATCATGCTCCAAGGCGGCGGCTCCTATTCCGGGATCCGGGTCAAGGAAATGCTCGAACTGACCGCCTCCTACAACGCGGACCCGATCGACCCGGCGTGGCTCATGGACACCCTCGGCCTGAACAAGGTGGCAACGACGACATACCGCCGCTTATCCGGCGGCCAGCAACAGCGGCTGTCACTCGCGTTGGCGTTGATCGGCCGGCCGGAAATGATCTTCCTCGACGAGCCGACCGCGGGGATGGACGCTCAATCGCGGCATGCCGTGTGGGGTCTGGTCGAAGCTTTGAAGCGTGATGGCGTCACCGTCATCTTGACCACCCACCTCATGGACGAAGCCGAACGCCTGGCGGACAACGTAGTCATCATCGACCGCGGATCCGTCGTCGCCTCGGGTTCGCCACAGGAGCTCACCGACACCGGCGACCACCCCGCTCTACATATCCGCACCGACCGTCCGCTCGACCTCACCGCCCTTTCCGCGGAGGCAACGCTTATCGACGACACCCCCCTCACATACCTCCTCCACTCCGCCGGCGACCCGCAGATTATCGCCACGGTCGCCGCCGAAGCCGCGCGCCAAAACGTCATGATCAAGGAATTGGGATTGCACCACCGCACACTAGAAGACGTTTTCCTTGATCTGACCGGCCGCGAACTGAGGGCGTGA
- a CDS encoding heme A synthase, which produces MTTPTSIPPAAPNRSFGERLKSVPTLKTQRIFALIVLIAQAGITFTGSLVRVTGSGLGCDTWPLCHEGSLFPVPGANPWVHQLIEFGNRTLTFVVAAATIVLFIGVLRANRRQEIIALSVVSGLGVVVQAVLGGISVLLDLRWWSVAVHFLPSMILVFVAAVLYMRIAEADDIAPTRRFSPTARWLVVAAAVALCLVLVTGTMVTGSGPHAGDAAAGMEGRLQLPTRTLAYVHAACMYLYLAFTLFSVYILRRDNAPKDAYNTSLVLVAMIVIQWAIGVGQFYLGVPRWTVPLHILMSGIVVAFTAFLFSHGNRRLPLLEPGQYNTSTS; this is translated from the coding sequence GTGACAACCCCGACATCCATTCCACCCGCCGCGCCCAACCGCAGTTTCGGTGAGCGCCTGAAAAGCGTGCCGACGCTGAAGACCCAGCGCATTTTCGCCCTCATCGTGCTCATCGCGCAGGCCGGCATCACGTTCACCGGCTCCCTGGTGCGCGTAACCGGGTCGGGGCTCGGTTGCGACACGTGGCCACTGTGCCACGAAGGCTCACTCTTCCCAGTCCCGGGCGCTAACCCGTGGGTTCACCAGCTCATCGAGTTCGGCAACCGCACACTGACATTCGTCGTGGCGGCGGCGACCATCGTGCTGTTCATCGGGGTGCTGCGGGCGAACCGTCGCCAAGAAATCATCGCGCTCTCGGTGGTCTCCGGTCTCGGGGTCGTGGTGCAAGCCGTTCTGGGCGGCATTTCAGTGCTGCTCGACCTACGCTGGTGGTCTGTGGCAGTCCACTTCCTGCCGTCGATGATTCTGGTTTTCGTGGCGGCTGTTCTCTACATGCGTATCGCTGAGGCCGACGACATCGCGCCCACGCGCCGCTTCTCGCCGACCGCCCGGTGGCTCGTCGTGGCTGCCGCAGTCGCACTGTGCCTTGTTCTCGTGACCGGCACGATGGTCACCGGGTCCGGCCCCCACGCGGGTGATGCCGCCGCCGGCATGGAAGGGCGCCTCCAACTGCCCACCCGCACTCTCGCCTACGTCCATGCCGCATGCATGTACCTCTACTTGGCGTTCACCCTCTTCTCCGTGTACATCCTGCGCCGCGACAACGCCCCGAAGGACGCCTACAACACCTCCCTCGTCCTCGTGGCCATGATCGTGATCCAATGGGCGATCGGTGTCGGCCAGTTCTACCTCGGAGTCCCGCGCTGGACTGTGCCTCTGCACATCCTCATGTCCGGCATCGTCGTCGCATTCACCGCGTTCCTCTTCAGCCACGGCAACCGCCGGCTGCCGCTGCTGGAACCGGGGCAGTACAACACCTCGACGTCCTAA
- a CDS encoding quinone oxidoreductase, translating to MKAIQITENGGPDVLALADVPTPTPSNTPNGQVLVKVAYAGVNYIDTYYREGIYHSELPFIPGLEGCGEVVEDPAGEIAPGTVVAWESTPGSYAEYVCVDRNRLVAVPESIPPHVAATMLLQGITAHYLLYGVHDTQAGDTLLITAGAGGVGLLLTQLAAAQGATVYSVVSTDEKAELAYEAGATEVFRYSDDLAEMVRRHNGGRGVDVVYDGVGKDTFGESLEAVRPRGLVCLFGAASGPVDPVDPQLLNTHGSIFLTRPSIGAYTATDDEFRMRAQAVVRAVDDGTLNLQVQEPYALADAAQAHRDLQGRKTTGSIVLDITG from the coding sequence ATGAAGGCTATCCAGATCACCGAAAACGGCGGGCCGGACGTGCTCGCGCTTGCCGACGTCCCCACGCCCACCCCCTCCAACACCCCCAACGGTCAAGTGCTCGTCAAAGTCGCTTATGCCGGCGTCAACTACATCGACACCTACTACCGCGAGGGCATCTACCACTCGGAGCTACCGTTCATTCCCGGCCTCGAAGGCTGCGGCGAGGTCGTGGAGGACCCGGCCGGTGAGATCGCCCCCGGCACAGTTGTAGCCTGGGAATCCACGCCAGGCTCCTACGCTGAATACGTGTGCGTGGACCGCAACCGCCTCGTCGCGGTGCCGGAGTCGATTCCGCCGCACGTGGCCGCAACAATGCTCCTCCAGGGAATCACTGCCCACTACCTCCTCTACGGAGTGCACGACACCCAGGCAGGCGACACCCTGCTCATCACCGCCGGAGCCGGTGGCGTGGGGCTGCTGCTCACTCAGCTCGCGGCGGCGCAGGGGGCAACCGTCTACTCCGTTGTTTCCACCGACGAGAAAGCGGAGCTGGCCTACGAGGCTGGCGCAACGGAAGTTTTCCGCTACAGCGACGACCTCGCGGAGATGGTCCGGCGCCACAACGGCGGCCGCGGCGTGGATGTCGTCTACGACGGCGTGGGCAAAGACACCTTCGGCGAGTCGCTTGAAGCCGTGCGTCCCCGCGGTCTCGTGTGTCTCTTCGGTGCCGCCTCAGGCCCCGTCGACCCCGTCGACCCGCAGCTGCTGAACACTCACGGCTCGATCTTCCTCACGCGCCCGTCCATCGGCGCCTACACCGCAACGGACGACGAGTTCCGCATGCGTGCCCAGGCTGTTGTCCGCGCGGTCGACGACGGAACGCTCAACCTTCAAGTCCAAGAACCATATGCGCTCGCTGACGCCGCGCAGGCGCACCGGGACCTGCAGGGCCGCAAGACGACCGGCTCGATCGTCCTCGATATCACCGGTTAA